One Nitrospirota bacterium DNA segment encodes these proteins:
- a CDS encoding DNA adenine methylase, translated as MKRNRLTVERGKGSPSSLVKQQKHIERQIPPLAHTAIYLWHKYWSRKTWNVVGEFIRTYCPEGGIVFDPFAGSGITAMEALKNGRRAIVSDLSPISTEIIRLTIKPVNEESLYEAFKRVEEKVKDKIENLYLTVCRKCKKEIVYDCAIWQGNACREIRYQSCPHCGDRQEKNCKLVRYDKDLLERIEKKKIKEWYPANPLYYPDGMPFKEKQKYESVDELFTKRNLQALAWLMEAIEAEPNRGLRDFLKIGFSSMSHLCSKMNPISEAGHFTPYSSAWTQHSYWYPSGFYMEQNVWNKFDSAINGHQGLLKAKAESNKYFNNIKIASSYEQVITGKADVFIYNGSCLDLMQEMPDGSVDYIFTDPPYDAAIQFGELTYMWAAWLKRNGDYLNDMVSSEIIRNERQHKDFSVYHSLLSSSFQKMFKILRNGRYLTVTFHNPTFKVRNSTIRAGVFAGFEFQKIHHQELARPSAKSLLHPFGSAQGDFYLRFCKLYDHPSVIQPDEIDEVRFENIVTDTTIALLAERAEPTPYTIIINYIDPVLARNGFFGSLRTGLDINTVLKRHLDREFILLPAKVGGAEGMLWWFKDTAIVPRLNEIPLTERVEQTVYRKLNQKGKVTFTEMWDSVSTEFPNSLTSDSTSIKDALKIYAREVSGGYWLLKPEIQQRVKQHNEMLTIIALIGKKQGYDIWIGKREQHENDSGPAAKGKPLREYMTVKKLKVNNAVNQETIENIDLLWIKGQEIKAVFEVESITDMTGALLRGANVNKDVDKFMVLPEERDAQFIRKMTSPLFKEHFENETWRLLYFDTLRIEFFKQKSDVDIFTIVDKKTGSSRGKDFTDTQESLF; from the coding sequence ATGAAAAGGAATAGATTGACTGTAGAACGTGGTAAAGGTTCTCCTTCCTCCTTAGTTAAACAACAGAAACATATAGAACGCCAGATCCCGCCTCTTGCACACACTGCCATTTATCTATGGCATAAATACTGGTCAAGAAAGACATGGAATGTAGTGGGAGAGTTTATAAGGACATATTGCCCGGAAGGGGGTATCGTATTTGACCCATTTGCAGGCAGCGGCATCACTGCTATGGAGGCATTGAAAAACGGCCGCAGGGCGATTGTATCTGACCTTAGCCCGATTTCAACAGAGATTATCCGCCTCACAATAAAGCCTGTTAATGAAGAGTCCCTTTATGAGGCATTCAAGAGGGTAGAGGAAAAGGTAAAGGACAAGATTGAAAATCTCTACCTTACTGTATGCCGGAAGTGTAAAAAGGAGATTGTTTATGACTGTGCGATTTGGCAGGGTAATGCATGCAGGGAAATCAGGTATCAATCGTGTCCACACTGTGGAGACAGGCAGGAAAAAAACTGCAAACTTGTGCGGTATGATAAAGACTTGCTCGAAAGGATAGAAAAAAAGAAGATTAAGGAATGGTATCCGGCAAACCCGCTCTATTATCCGGATGGCATGCCTTTTAAAGAGAAACAAAAATACGAATCAGTTGATGAGTTATTTACCAAGAGGAATCTTCAGGCCCTTGCATGGCTTATGGAGGCCATAGAAGCAGAGCCGAACAGGGGTTTGAGGGATTTCTTAAAGATAGGGTTTTCTTCGATGAGTCATCTCTGTTCAAAGATGAATCCGATCTCTGAGGCAGGACATTTTACACCCTATAGTTCAGCATGGACACAGCACAGCTACTGGTATCCGTCAGGTTTTTATATGGAACAAAATGTGTGGAACAAGTTTGATAGTGCCATTAATGGTCATCAGGGGCTATTAAAGGCGAAGGCTGAATCCAATAAATACTTTAATAATATAAAGATTGCATCTTCTTATGAGCAGGTAATCACAGGGAAGGCGGATGTTTTCATTTATAATGGTTCATGTCTTGATCTGATGCAGGAGATGCCTGATGGATCTGTTGATTATATATTTACTGACCCTCCTTATGATGCAGCCATTCAATTCGGCGAGCTTACTTATATGTGGGCAGCGTGGCTAAAGAGGAATGGTGATTATCTAAATGATATGGTTTCAAGTGAGATTATCAGGAATGAACGTCAGCATAAGGATTTCAGCGTCTATCACTCACTGCTTTCATCAAGTTTCCAGAAGATGTTTAAGATATTACGCAATGGGCGTTATCTTACTGTTACATTCCATAACCCCACATTCAAAGTTCGTAATTCAACAATAAGGGCGGGTGTATTTGCCGGTTTTGAATTTCAGAAGATACACCATCAGGAGCTTGCAAGGCCGTCTGCAAAATCACTGCTCCATCCTTTTGGTTCTGCTCAGGGGGATTTTTATTTAAGGTTTTGTAAACTTTATGACCACCCTTCTGTAATCCAGCCTGATGAAATAGACGAGGTCAGATTTGAAAATATCGTGACGGATACAACAATAGCACTGCTTGCCGAAAGGGCGGAGCCTACCCCGTATACGATTATTATAAATTATATAGACCCTGTGCTTGCAAGGAACGGTTTCTTTGGAAGTCTCCGTACAGGGCTTGATATTAATACTGTACTGAAAAGACATCTTGACAGAGAATTTATATTATTGCCTGCAAAAGTAGGCGGTGCTGAGGGTATGTTATGGTGGTTTAAAGACACTGCGATTGTCCCAAGACTTAATGAGATTCCTTTGACAGAAAGGGTAGAGCAGACAGTCTACAGAAAGCTTAATCAGAAAGGGAAAGTGACATTTACAGAGATGTGGGATTCCGTCAGCACGGAGTTTCCAAACTCCCTCACATCGGATTCTACGAGTATTAAAGATGCCCTGAAGATATATGCAAGAGAGGTCTCCGGAGGATACTGGCTCTTAAAGCCTGAGATTCAACAGCGTGTAAAACAGCACAATGAAATGCTTACGATTATTGCATTAATAGGCAAAAAACAAGGGTACGATATATGGATAGGTAAGCGGGAACAGCATGAGAATGACAGCGGGCCTGCTGCAAAAGGTAAGCCCCTTAGGGAATATATGACTGTTAAGAAGTTGAAGGTTAATAATGCAGTAAATCAGGAGACGATCGAGAACATTGACCTTCTATGGATAAAGGGGCAGGAGATTAAGGCGGTATTTGAGGTTGAATCAATCACTGACATGACAGGCGCCTTACTGCGGGGGGCAAATGTAAATAAAGATGTTGATAAGTTCATGGTACTGCCGGAGGAACGTGATGCCCAGTTTATCAGGAAGATGACATCGCCGTTATTCAAGGAACATTTTGAGAATGAGACATGGAGATTACTATATTTTGACACACTTAGAATTGAATTCTTTAAACAAAAATCAGATGTTGATATCTTTACTATTGTAGATAAAAAGACAGGGTCATCAAGAGGAAAGGATTTTACAGATACTCAGGAGAGTCTGTTTTGA
- a CDS encoding MerR family transcriptional regulator, with the protein MKKNKKYNTQEVCEIFDISKATLFRWESEGQITNVMRDWRNWRIYSDENLAEIKNIIKSKGKR; encoded by the coding sequence ATGAAAAAAAACAAAAAATACAATACACAGGAAGTCTGTGAGATATTTGATATTTCAAAGGCTACACTTTTCAGGTGGGAGAGTGAGGGACAAATTACCAATGTTATGAGAGACTGGAGAAACTGGCGTATATATAGTGACGAGAATCTTGCAGAGATAAAAAACATTATTAAATCAAAGGGAAAAAGATAA
- the pilM gene encoding type IV pilus assembly protein PilM, translating to MFFRKKSEIIGLDIGSSSIKVIQIEDEDGQFRLSKFGMCSLEPEMIVDGTIMDSVRCVEALQGLLKEQAITAKDAVISLSGHAVIVKRVSLPQMTEDELAESIKWEAEQYIPFDINDVDIDFQILNSFVDPDGKPQIDVLLAAVKKDKLTEYTSLVIEAGLKPVIVDIDSFALENMYEINYAGKGERKEAETVALINIGASITNINILQKGMFAFMRDVSIGGNRYTESIQKELGLSYEDAEKAKRGENVEGADSFAVDTIIENVSTEIVSEITRSFGYFKTSSGSENIDKLMLSGGSSRMKNLNTFLQEHLGIPIEQVNPFKHINIPAEMDSNFIAEAAPLAAVAVGLGIRRLNDR from the coding sequence ATGTTTTTTCGTAAGAAATCCGAAATAATCGGGCTTGATATAGGATCGAGTTCAATAAAGGTCATCCAGATTGAGGATGAAGACGGTCAGTTCAGGCTGTCAAAATTCGGGATGTGCTCACTGGAACCTGAGATGATAGTAGACGGCACTATTATGGACTCGGTGCGATGCGTGGAGGCTCTACAGGGTTTATTAAAGGAACAGGCAATAACTGCAAAGGATGCTGTAATATCATTATCAGGACATGCGGTTATTGTTAAAAGGGTCAGCCTTCCGCAGATGACTGAAGATGAACTGGCAGAATCCATAAAATGGGAGGCAGAACAATATATCCCGTTTGATATTAATGATGTTGATATTGACTTTCAGATACTTAACAGCTTTGTTGACCCTGATGGAAAACCGCAGATTGATGTGTTACTTGCCGCTGTTAAGAAGGACAAACTAACTGAGTACACCTCCCTTGTTATTGAGGCTGGCCTTAAACCGGTTATAGTGGACATTGACTCATTTGCCCTTGAGAATATGTATGAGATTAATTATGCAGGTAAAGGGGAGCGTAAAGAGGCTGAGACTGTTGCATTAATAAACATCGGGGCAAGTATTACAAACATAAATATACTTCAAAAGGGGATGTTTGCGTTTATGCGTGATGTCTCTATCGGCGGCAACAGATATACGGAATCCATTCAAAAAGAGCTTGGCCTGTCTTATGAGGATGCAGAAAAGGCAAAGCGTGGAGAAAATGTTGAAGGGGCTGATTCATTTGCAGTAGACACAATTATTGAAAACGTGTCCACAGAAATCGTAAGTGAGATAACGAGGTCATTCGGTTATTTCAAGACATCATCCGGCAGTGAGAACATTGATAAACTTATGCTGAGCGGCGGTTCGTCAAGGATGAAAAATTTAAATACATTTTTGCAGGAACACCTCGGTATTCCAATAGAGCAGGTCAATCCATTCAAACATATTAATATCCCGGCGGAAATGGACAGTAACTTTATTGCTGAGGCGGCTCCGCTTGCAGCAGTAGCAGTGGGATTAGGCATACGCAGGTTAAATGACAGATGA
- the aroC gene encoding chorismate synthase has translation MIRFLTAGESHGQLLMGIIEGIPSGLDLTADDINKDLSRRQMGYGRGGRMRIEKDSVEITCGVRWGKTLGSPVGLLIKNRDWVNWSEKMSPDPTSAGSMNAETKPRPGHADLQGIIKYSHSDTRNVLERASARETAMRVAIGGVAKKFLNLFGIDIISHVVELGNIKIKPKDLPPNAIMKIAESSELRCIDKKAETQMKKLIDNARKKGDSVGGIFEVIITNPPVGLGSYSQWDKRINARLAYSLMSIQAIKGVEVGLGFDSARTPGSEVHDPIYYDKKAERFYRKTNRAGGIEGGITNGENIILRAAMKPIATLYAPLESVDIKTKKPFKASIERSDICAVPAASVVGEAMTAIEMANAILEKFGGDSVEEVKRNYLAYMEYVKKV, from the coding sequence ATGATTAGATTTCTTACAGCCGGCGAATCCCACGGGCAGCTCCTGATGGGGATAATAGAAGGTATCCCATCAGGCTTGGACCTGACTGCGGATGATATAAATAAAGACCTTAGCCGCAGACAGATGGGTTATGGACGCGGCGGCAGGATGCGGATTGAGAAGGATTCAGTTGAAATTACATGCGGTGTTAGATGGGGAAAGACACTTGGAAGCCCTGTTGGATTGTTGATAAAAAACAGGGACTGGGTAAACTGGTCTGAGAAGATGTCTCCTGACCCAACATCAGCCGGTTCTATGAACGCTGAAACAAAACCAAGACCCGGACATGCCGACCTCCAGGGAATTATAAAATACTCTCACAGTGATACACGAAATGTGCTTGAGAGGGCAAGTGCAAGAGAGACAGCCATGAGGGTTGCAATAGGGGGGGTTGCAAAAAAGTTTCTTAATTTATTCGGGATAGACATAATAAGTCATGTGGTAGAGCTTGGAAACATAAAGATAAAACCAAAAGACTTGCCTCCAAATGCTATCATGAAAATAGCAGAAAGTTCTGAACTCAGGTGCATTGATAAAAAGGCTGAGACACAGATGAAAAAGCTGATTGACAATGCCAGAAAAAAGGGAGATTCAGTTGGAGGGATTTTCGAGGTTATCATAACAAATCCACCGGTTGGGCTTGGAAGTTATTCCCAATGGGACAAACGGATAAATGCAAGGCTGGCCTATTCATTGATGAGTATACAGGCAATTAAAGGTGTTGAGGTAGGGCTTGGTTTTGATTCAGCAAGGACGCCTGGCTCCGAAGTTCATGACCCCATATATTATGATAAAAAGGCTGAAAGATTTTACAGAAAGACCAACCGGGCAGGAGGCATAGAGGGCGGAATTACAAACGGGGAAAATATAATTCTCAGGGCAGCCATGAAACCGATTGCAACGCTCTATGCACCCCTTGAATCAGTAGACATAAAAACAAAAAAACCTTTTAAGGCATCAATCGAACGCTCAGATATATGCGCCGTTCCTGCCGCAAGCGTAGTAGGAGAGGCAATGACAGCAATAGAGATGGCCAATGCAATCCTTGAAAAATTCGGCGGGGATTCAGTAGAAGAAGTGAAGAGGAATTATCTGGCGTATATGGAGTATGTGAAGAAAGTATAG
- a CDS encoding PilN domain-containing protein: MIKINLLPGKKVKKPFTIKVGFKPDITVILIAVVVVLLIEGGVWYRLNSSITTLIKDKQTLEVKLNGLKEKVKEVENFEKDKKSYEEKIAIIEKLKKTQKGPVHILDEISSMLPDRVWLISLKEGEGGMNLTGAGMTNDDIVKYVNNLKGSGIFTNVQLIESRQITESNVPVYSFSLTFNVNLETI, translated from the coding sequence ATGATTAAAATAAACCTTCTTCCGGGAAAAAAGGTAAAGAAACCCTTCACAATAAAGGTAGGGTTTAAACCTGACATAACTGTAATATTAATTGCAGTAGTTGTTGTTTTACTCATCGAAGGGGGAGTCTGGTACAGGCTCAACAGCAGTATTACAACTCTTATAAAAGACAAACAGACACTTGAGGTAAAACTTAATGGTCTGAAGGAAAAGGTCAAAGAGGTAGAGAACTTCGAGAAGGATAAAAAGTCTTATGAGGAAAAGATTGCGATAATAGAAAAGCTGAAAAAGACCCAAAAAGGCCCTGTTCATATACTTGATGAAATCAGTAGTATGCTGCCGGATAGGGTCTGGTTAATTTCTCTTAAAGAGGGAGAAGGCGGCATGAATCTTACAGGTGCCGGAATGACGAATGATGACATAGTAAAGTATGTTAATAATCTGAAGGGTTCAGGAATATTTACAAACGTACAGCTTATAGAGTCGCGACAGATAACAGAGTCGAATGTGCCTGTGTATAGTTTTAGTTTAACTTTTAATGTTAATCTAGAAACAATTTAA
- the pilO gene encoding type 4a pilus biogenesis protein PilO, whose product MDLSSLENMPRFQKILLIILLFVIIVGGFIYFIVMPKKGQIDILSNNVDDLNRQITINEVKLRRLDRLKVENQILQARLKELQAQLPAEQEVSNLLKQISDLSVESGLEVKLWKPGPRKDDASGLYVVIPVDVELSGGYHELGTFFDRVSKLPRIVNISNVSMEGVKVTAGKAAIQNKFIATTFAVVDKEKTDKGKTAVIK is encoded by the coding sequence ATGGATCTTAGTTCACTCGAAAATATGCCTCGTTTTCAGAAGATTCTTTTAATAATACTTTTGTTTGTAATTATTGTAGGCGGGTTTATATACTTTATCGTGATGCCCAAAAAGGGACAGATTGACATTCTGAGCAATAATGTTGATGACCTGAACCGGCAGATAACCATCAATGAGGTTAAATTAAGGAGGCTTGACCGGCTTAAAGTTGAGAATCAGATTTTACAGGCAAGACTGAAGGAGTTACAGGCACAACTGCCTGCTGAACAGGAGGTCTCAAATCTCCTGAAACAGATCTCCGACCTGAGCGTTGAATCAGGCCTTGAAGTTAAATTATGGAAACCAGGGCCACGGAAAGATGATGCATCAGGGCTGTATGTAGTAATCCCTGTAGATGTCGAGTTATCAGGCGGTTATCATGAGTTGGGGACATTCTTCGACAGGGTCAGCAAACTGCCGCGGATAGTGAATATAAGCAATGTAAGTATGGAGGGGGTGAAAGTCACCGCAGGGAAGGCCGCCATACAGAATAAATTTATTGCTACAACGTTTGCTGTTGTTGATAAGGAAAAGACAGATAAGGGAAAAACAGCAGTTATAAAATGA
- a CDS encoding pilus assembly protein PilP, which translates to MGVIVILILLLTLNGCSEQAGKPPVQQPKQRSGNVSNQPLPAQPENPLLSPAGTDTKEAYSYHNRGRRDPFKSLLYGIKEKKKAGLTPLQQRSLSELRVIGIVWGQQGYIAMIETPDGKGFVIKEGTLVGPDNGVVKKITGDSVIIEESYTDYYGKNVSKKTVLGLRSREESGG; encoded by the coding sequence TTGGGAGTAATCGTAATATTGATTTTACTGCTGACTTTAAACGGCTGTTCTGAACAGGCAGGAAAACCGCCTGTGCAACAACCTAAACAGCGTTCAGGCAATGTCTCAAATCAGCCTCTCCCTGCTCAACCGGAGAATCCGCTTCTTTCGCCTGCAGGAACAGATACTAAGGAGGCTTATAGTTATCATAACCGCGGCAGGAGAGATCCTTTTAAATCTCTTCTATATGGCATCAAAGAAAAAAAGAAAGCAGGGTTGACGCCGCTCCAGCAGAGGAGCCTGAGTGAACTCAGGGTGATAGGTATTGTATGGGGCCAGCAAGGTTACATTGCAATGATAGAGACCCCTGATGGAAAGGGATTTGTGATAAAGGAAGGTACATTGGTCGGGCCGGACAACGGGGTTGTTAAGAAGATTACAGGTGACTCTGTAATAATTGAAGAAAGTTATACGGATTATTATGGAAAAAATGTTTCTAAAAAGACTGTCTTGGGTCTCCGCAGCAGAGAGGAGAGTGGTGGATGA
- the pilQ gene encoding type IV pilus secretin PilQ: MNMSDVGFKKVFFYIFIVLALGYFSSGDALSLIGTADTGLKDQQEISGPDNINFIRDIKVVSSQGKTELIVTADRPFDAETSIVENKKLVIDVKNVNHSIISQNMPVDDNKLISQIRVGKSNPPEHKVRIVADLKEQVTYNVNKGEKTFSVSMISKNPPAVAAPPTVTKVAAVVTLPASVPLPPATNLPVPAAAPVKAQPPVQPPSSSATPSRFTGKKVSLDFQDADIINVLRLLSEVSKLNMVIGENVKGKLTIRMSEVPWDQALDVVLKLKGLGKVYEDNVLRIDTLTNIAQGQDEETRAKEAMVRSEDMETKIVPVNYAKAKDILDSVKRSLSPRGDVTVDERTNTLIIKDIKNRHEEILKFLKMLDTPTPQVLIEARIVQADSNFARDIGIQWGVAHNSNPGTFDIGIISGPSGSTIGLPATGFAVNLPAVGLAGPKGNLGFTVGKSDSLNLDIRLSAGESQGLTKVLSAPKIATMDNKEATIQQGEAIPYKTLSQEGTKTEFIDATMTLKVTPKVTPDGHIAMSIKISKNRQGSLVVEGTPSINKKEAITEVLVKDGETTVIGGIFESTDVDNVGGVPLLYRIPLLGWLFRNTQKSNIKSELLIFITPKIIPVSI, translated from the coding sequence ATGAATATGTCTGATGTCGGATTTAAAAAGGTGTTCTTTTATATTTTTATTGTCTTAGCTTTGGGATACTTCTCTTCTGGAGATGCATTGTCTTTAATCGGGACTGCTGATACCGGATTAAAGGATCAGCAAGAAATATCCGGTCCGGACAATATCAATTTTATAAGAGATATTAAGGTTGTTTCATCGCAGGGTAAGACAGAACTGATTGTAACAGCAGACAGGCCATTTGATGCAGAGACATCAATTGTAGAAAATAAGAAGCTTGTAATTGATGTAAAGAATGTCAATCATTCCATTATCTCTCAGAACATGCCTGTAGATGATAACAAGTTAATATCACAGATCAGGGTAGGCAAATCTAACCCGCCTGAACATAAAGTTAGAATAGTTGCTGACCTTAAAGAACAGGTGACATACAATGTTAATAAGGGAGAAAAGACTTTTTCTGTCAGCATGATTTCAAAAAATCCCCCTGCTGTTGCCGCACCTCCTACTGTTACAAAAGTTGCGGCAGTTGTTACGCTGCCGGCATCAGTTCCTTTACCACCGGCAACTAATCTACCTGTTCCAGCGGCTGCTCCTGTTAAGGCTCAACCACCGGTACAACCTCCATCTTCGTCTGCAACTCCATCAAGATTTACGGGTAAGAAGGTATCACTCGATTTTCAGGATGCAGATATTATAAATGTTCTTAGGCTCTTATCTGAGGTAAGCAAACTCAACATGGTAATCGGTGAGAATGTGAAGGGAAAGCTTACAATCAGGATGTCTGAGGTACCATGGGACCAAGCCCTTGATGTTGTATTAAAATTAAAGGGCCTTGGGAAGGTATATGAAGACAATGTCCTTCGTATTGACACACTGACAAACATAGCACAGGGGCAGGATGAAGAGACAAGGGCAAAGGAGGCAATGGTCAGGTCAGAGGACATGGAGACTAAGATCGTCCCGGTCAATTATGCAAAGGCAAAGGATATCCTCGATTCTGTAAAAAGGAGTCTCAGCCCAAGGGGAGACGTAACGGTTGATGAGCGTACGAATACCCTTATTATTAAAGATATTAAAAACAGGCATGAAGAGATATTGAAATTCCTGAAGATGCTTGACACCCCTACTCCTCAGGTATTGATTGAGGCGAGGATCGTACAGGCAGACTCAAACTTTGCAAGGGACATCGGTATTCAGTGGGGTGTAGCTCATAATTCTAATCCAGGTACTTTCGATATAGGCATTATCTCCGGACCATCCGGCTCAACTATAGGTTTACCTGCCACCGGTTTTGCAGTTAATCTGCCTGCTGTAGGTCTTGCAGGACCAAAAGGTAATCTTGGGTTTACTGTCGGTAAATCGGATTCTCTTAACCTTGATATAAGATTGTCTGCCGGTGAATCACAAGGTTTAACTAAGGTTTTATCAGCACCAAAGATTGCAACTATGGACAACAAAGAGGCAACGATACAACAGGGTGAAGCAATTCCTTATAAAACTTTATCACAGGAAGGGACAAAGACAGAATTTATTGATGCTACTATGACACTGAAAGTTACACCAAAAGTAACCCCTGACGGCCACATTGCAATGAGCATTAAAATATCAAAAAACAGGCAGGGTTCTTTAGTAGTTGAGGGAACTCCGAGTATAAACAAGAAAGAGGCCATTACTGAGGTTCTGGTGAAAGATGGAGAGACTACAGTAATCGGCGGAATATTTGAAAGCACTGATGTGGATAATGTCGGCGGGGTACCATTATTGTATCGTATCCCGCTTCTGGGATGGCTATTCAGAAACACACAGAAGTCAAACATCAAGAGTGAACTCCTGATATTCATCACACCTAAAATTATTCCTGTTTCTATCTGA
- a CDS encoding shikimate kinase, with product MGSGKTAVGKLLAKRLGYEFIDTDSLIEKNEGKSISAIFSEDGEERFRDLEAKTVRELSDLQGHIISTGGGIVINKDNIANLKKNGLIIWLKATPETIIQRVGSQTHRPLLNIEDPLEKIKTLLTFREPFYAEADLSIDTDGLELEEIVEIIFHKFSY from the coding sequence ATGGGAAGCGGAAAAACAGCAGTCGGCAAGCTCCTTGCAAAAAGACTAGGATATGAATTCATTGATACTGATTCGCTGATAGAGAAGAATGAAGGGAAAAGCATATCAGCAATTTTCAGTGAAGATGGCGAGGAAAGGTTCAGGGACCTTGAGGCAAAGACTGTAAGAGAACTCTCCGATCTCCAAGGACACATCATATCAACCGGCGGCGGAATAGTAATTAATAAGGACAACATCGCCAATCTGAAAAAGAACGGCCTTATAATCTGGCTCAAGGCAACCCCTGAGACAATCATCCAAAGGGTAGGCTCACAAACACATCGGCCTTTATTAAACATAGAAGACCCGCTTGAGAAAATAAAAACACTTCTGACCTTCCGTGAACCATTTTATGCAGAGGCGGATTTATCTATTGATACGGATGGGCTTGAATTAGAAGAGATAGTAGAAATTATATTCCATAAATTTTCTTACTAA